One window of the Alligator mississippiensis isolate rAllMis1 chromosome 5, rAllMis1, whole genome shotgun sequence genome contains the following:
- the LOC102575274 gene encoding protein adenylyltransferase SelO isoform X3, with translation MRRRGLSGLLPCWALLSAASACLPSAPGPGHCASAGGWGPGSCRGPPLSSGSRPAALPVDPVQENYVRQVRDCIFSVAYPTPFKSRVLLVAISKVVLEEILDLDVSVTETDDFLQLVSGGKVGFGFVPLAHRYGGHQFGSWAGQLGDGRAHMIGVYTNRYGERWELQLKGSGKTPYSRDGDGRAVLRSSVREFLCSEAMHYLGIPTSRAASLVVSDDDVWRDQFYNGNVKKERGAVVLRVAKSWFRIGSLEILAHSGELDLQRSLLDFIIQEHFPSISMNDSNRYLDFFSRVVSETANLIALWMSVGFAHGVCNTDNFSLLSITIDYGPFGFMESYDPDFVPNTSDDERRYKIGNQANVGLFNLDKLLQALKPLLDSRQKQLAFQIVEGYSSHYYLRFTELFKAKLGFLGEGEDDHYLIAFLLRLMEDTKADFTMTFRQLSEITQDQLKELHIPKVSILDMCLEIGWQSQPYEKLK, from the exons ATGCGCCGCCGCGGCCTCTCCGggctgctcccctgctgggcgctgCTGAGCGCGGCCAGCGCCTGCCTGCCCTCCGCGCCGGGCCCCGGCCACTGCGCCAGCGCCGGCGGGTGGGGGCCGGGGAGCTGCCGCGGGCCGCCGCTCTCCTCGGGCAGCCGCCCAG cagctCTGCCAGTTGATCCTGTTCAGGAAAACTATGTTCGTCAAGTGAGAGACTGCATTTTTTCAGTTGCCTACCCTACTCCATTCAAATCCAGAGTACTTCTTGTGGCCATTTCAAAG GTAGTTCTTGAAGAGATTTTGGACCTTGATGTGTCTGTCACCGAAACAGATGATTTTCTCCAGCTTGTCAGTGGTGGGAAAGTAGGATTTGGATTTGTTCCTCTGGCTCATAGATACGGAGGTCATCAG tttggtAGCTGGGCAGGTCAGCTTGGTGATGGAAGAGCCCACATGATTGGAGTATATACAAACAG GTATGGTGAGAGGTGGGAACTACAGCTAAAAGGCTCAGGAAAGACACCATACTCTAG AGATGGTGATGGAAGAGCTGTACTTCGTTCCTCTGTGCGAGAATTTTTGTGTAGCGAAGCCATGCACTACCTTGGCATTCCAACAAGCAGAGCTGCTAG CTTGGTTGTAAGTGATGATGATGTGTGGAGAGACCAATTTTACAATGGAAATGTTAAGAAAGAAAGAG GTGCAGTAGTCCTGCGTGTTGCCAAATCATGGTTTCGCATAGGTTCATTAGAAATTTTAGCTCATTCTGGGGAACTGGACTTACAAAG ATCATTGCTAGACTTCATTATACAAGAACATTTTCCATCAATAAGCATGAATGATTCAAACAGATATCTG GATTTTTTCTCTAGAGTGGTATCAGAGACTGCAAACTTGATTGCATTGTGGATGTCTGTGGGCTTTGCTCATG GTGTGTGCAATACAGATAACTTCAGTTTGTTATCCATAACAATAGATTATGGTCCGTTTGGTTTTATGGAATCCTATGATCCAG ATTTTGTTCCAAACACATCTGATGATGAAAGAAGGTATAAAATAGGAAATCAGGCAAATGTTGGATTGTTTAATCTGGACAAGCTATTACAAGCTCTAAAACCTTTATTGGATTCCAGACAAAAGCAGCT GGCTTTTCAGATTGTGGAGGGATACTCTAGTCACTATTATCTCCG TTTTACAGAactattcaaagcaaaactaggTTTCCTTGGGGAAGGTGAGGATGATCACTATTTGATTGCATTCCTCCTAAGA CTCATGGAAGATACAAAAGCTGATTTTACAATGACATTTCGACAGCTTAGTGAAATTACTCAAGACCAGCTAAAGGAGCTTCATATTCCCAAG
- the LOC102575274 gene encoding protein adenylyltransferase SelO isoform X4, with the protein MRRRGLSGLLPCWALLSAASACLPSAPGPGHCASAGGWGPGSCRGPPLSSGSRPAALPVDPVQENYVRQVRDCIFSVAYPTPFKSRVLLVAISKVVLEEILDLDVSVTETDDFLQLVSGGKVGFGFVPLAHRYGGHQFGSWAGQLGDGRAHMIGVYTNRYGERWELQLKGSGKTPYSRDGDGRAVLRSSVREFLCSEAMHYLGIPTSRAASLVVSDDDVWRDQFYNGNVKKERGAVVLRVAKSWFRIGSLEILAHSGELDLQRSLLDFIIQEHFPSISMNDSNRYLDFFSRVVSETANLIALWMSVGFAHGVCNTDNFSLLSITIDYGPFGFMESYDPDFVPNTSDDERRYKIGNQANVGLFNLDKLLQALKPLLDSRQKQLAFQIVEGYSSHYYLRFTELFKAKLGFLGEGEDDHYLIAFLLRLMEDTKADFTMTFRQLSEITQDQLKELHIPK; encoded by the exons ATGCGCCGCCGCGGCCTCTCCGggctgctcccctgctgggcgctgCTGAGCGCGGCCAGCGCCTGCCTGCCCTCCGCGCCGGGCCCCGGCCACTGCGCCAGCGCCGGCGGGTGGGGGCCGGGGAGCTGCCGCGGGCCGCCGCTCTCCTCGGGCAGCCGCCCAG cagctCTGCCAGTTGATCCTGTTCAGGAAAACTATGTTCGTCAAGTGAGAGACTGCATTTTTTCAGTTGCCTACCCTACTCCATTCAAATCCAGAGTACTTCTTGTGGCCATTTCAAAG GTAGTTCTTGAAGAGATTTTGGACCTTGATGTGTCTGTCACCGAAACAGATGATTTTCTCCAGCTTGTCAGTGGTGGGAAAGTAGGATTTGGATTTGTTCCTCTGGCTCATAGATACGGAGGTCATCAG tttggtAGCTGGGCAGGTCAGCTTGGTGATGGAAGAGCCCACATGATTGGAGTATATACAAACAG GTATGGTGAGAGGTGGGAACTACAGCTAAAAGGCTCAGGAAAGACACCATACTCTAG AGATGGTGATGGAAGAGCTGTACTTCGTTCCTCTGTGCGAGAATTTTTGTGTAGCGAAGCCATGCACTACCTTGGCATTCCAACAAGCAGAGCTGCTAG CTTGGTTGTAAGTGATGATGATGTGTGGAGAGACCAATTTTACAATGGAAATGTTAAGAAAGAAAGAG GTGCAGTAGTCCTGCGTGTTGCCAAATCATGGTTTCGCATAGGTTCATTAGAAATTTTAGCTCATTCTGGGGAACTGGACTTACAAAG ATCATTGCTAGACTTCATTATACAAGAACATTTTCCATCAATAAGCATGAATGATTCAAACAGATATCTG GATTTTTTCTCTAGAGTGGTATCAGAGACTGCAAACTTGATTGCATTGTGGATGTCTGTGGGCTTTGCTCATG GTGTGTGCAATACAGATAACTTCAGTTTGTTATCCATAACAATAGATTATGGTCCGTTTGGTTTTATGGAATCCTATGATCCAG ATTTTGTTCCAAACACATCTGATGATGAAAGAAGGTATAAAATAGGAAATCAGGCAAATGTTGGATTGTTTAATCTGGACAAGCTATTACAAGCTCTAAAACCTTTATTGGATTCCAGACAAAAGCAGCT GGCTTTTCAGATTGTGGAGGGATACTCTAGTCACTATTATCTCCG TTTTACAGAactattcaaagcaaaactaggTTTCCTTGGGGAAGGTGAGGATGATCACTATTTGATTGCATTCCTCCTAAGA CTCATGGAAGATACAAAAGCTGATTTTACAATGACATTTCGACAGCTTAGTGAAATTACTCAAGACCAGCTAAAGGAGCTTCATATTCCCAAG